The following are from one region of the Coffea eugenioides isolate CCC68of chromosome 2, Ceug_1.0, whole genome shotgun sequence genome:
- the LOC113762249 gene encoding LRR receptor-like serine/threonine-protein kinase ERL1, which translates to MKLHLFLQVATSAVYVLLLLPLPGAALSNEGRALMSIKASFSNVANVLLDWDDIHNEDFCTWRGVICGNLTMSVVALNLSNLDLGGEISMAIGDLRSLQSLDLQGNKLTGQIPDEIGNCISLILLDLSDNLLYGDIPFSISRLKKLELLNLKNNQLTGPIPSTLTQIPNLKTLDLARNQLIGEIPRLIYWNEVLQYLGLRDNSLIGTLSPDMCQLTGLWYFDVRSNNLTGTIPDNIGNCTSFQILDISYNRITGEIPYNIGFLQVATLSLQGNKLTGKIPDVIGLMQALAVLDLSDNELVGSIPPILGNLSYTGKLYLHGNKLTGPIPPQLGNMSNLSYLQLNDNLLIGQIPAELGKLGHLFELNLANNLLEGYIPRNISSCTALNQFNVHGNRLNGSIPLEFQNLESLTYLNLSSNKFKGRIPYELGHIINLDTLDLSSNDFSGLLPASVGDLEHLLILNLSYNHLDGPIPEEFGNLRSIQTIDMSCNKLSCRMPKELGQLQNLESLILNNNNLSGEIPGQLTNCLSLAILNVSYNNFTGVIPVGRNFSRFPPDSFIGNPLLRGNWLGSVSSPGTSKFKAIFSRTAVVCLILGFMTLLSMVMVAVYKTNQPRQFVNGSKKCMQSGPPKLVVLHMDLALHTYEDIMLSTENLSEKYIIGCGASSTVYKCILKGSQTIAVKRLYTQYPHNLREFETELETVGSIRHRNLVSLHGYSLSPLGNLLFYDYMENGSLWDLLHGPSKKVKLDWETRLKVAVGAAQGLAYLHHGCNPRIIHRDVKSSNILLDENFEAHLSDFGIAKSISAAKTHESTYVLGTIGYIDPEYARTSRLTEKSDVYSFGVVLLELLTGKKAVDNNSNLHQMILLKADDNTIMEAVDPEVSVTCMDLGHVKKVFQLALLCTRRHPSERPTMHEVARVLVSLLPPPPTKPALGTAKTSNYSQFVIAKEQSQLKTMQPQVRADNNSSDAEWFVRFGEVVSKNTI; encoded by the exons ATGAAGCTTCATCTTTTTCTCCAAGTTGCAACTTCAGCTGTATATGTGCTTCTTCTACTGCCACTCCCGGGAGCAGCCCTCAGCAATGAAG GAAGAGCTTTAATGTCCATTAAAGCATCATTCAGCAACGTAGCCAATGTGTTGCTGGACTGGGATGATATTCATAATGAAGATTTCTGCACTTGGAGAGGCGTGATATGTGGCAATCTTACCATGTCTGTTGTTGCTTT GAATTTGTCTAACCTGGATTTGGGTGGCGAAATTTCAATGGccattggagatttgagaagcTTGCAATCTCT GGACCTACAGGGAAACAAGCTAACTGGTCAAATACCTGATGAGATTGGCAACTGTATCTCTTTGATCCTTCT GGATTTATCTGATAATCTGCTTTATGGGGATATACCCTTCTCGATCTCAAGGCTCAAAAAGCTCGAGTTACT GAACTTGAAGAACAATCAATTGACAGGTCCCATCCCCTCAACTCTTACACAAATTCCAAACCTGAAAACTCT TGATCTTGCGCGAAACCAGCTTATTGGTGAGATACCTAGGTTGATCTACTGGAATGAAGTTTTGCAGTATCT TGGTTTACGTGACAACTCATTAATTGGAACGCTCTCCCCTGATATGTGTCAATTAACTGGCCTGTGGTACTT TGATGTAAGGAGTAACAATTTGACTGGAACCATTCCAGACAACATTGGTAACTGTACAAGCTTTCAGATCTT AGATATCTCATATAATCGGATAACTGGGGAGATCCCTTACAATATTGGATTCCTACAAGTGGCTACTTT GTCTCTGCAGGGAAATAAGCTAACCGGGAAGATTCCGGATGTAATTGGTTTGATGCAAGCCCTTGCTGTGTT GGATTTGAGTGACAATGAACTAGTTGGATCAATCCCTCCCATTCTTGGGAATCTATCATACACTGGAAAGCT GTACCTTCATGGGAACAAGCTCACAGGGCCGATTCCACCACAGCTGGGCAATATGTCAAATCTCAGTTACTT GCAACTGAATGACAATCTTCTGATTGGTCAAATTCCAGCTGAACTTGGAAAACTGGGGCACCTTTTTGAACT GAATCTTGCAAATAATCTTCTTGAAGGGTATATTCCTCGCAACATCAGCTCGTGTACAGCTTTGAATCAGTT CAATGTACACGGCAATCGCTTAAATGGATCCATTCCATTGGAATTTCAGAATTTGGAGAGCCTGACATATCT GAATCTTTCATCTAACAAATTTAAGGGTCGCATACCATACGAGCTGGGTCATATTATCAATCTTGACACATT AGATCTCTCCAGTAATGATTTTTCTGGATTATTACCTGCTTCTGTTGGTGACCTGGAGCATCTTCTTATATT GAATTTAAGTTACAATCACCTTGATGGACCAATACCTGAAGAATTTGGCAACCTCAGAAGTATACAGACAAT TGACATGTCTTGCAACAAATTATCTTGTCGCATGCCGAAAGAATTGGGCCAGTTGCAGAACCTCGAGTCACT TATTCTGAATAATAATAATCTCAGTGGAGAAATTCCTGGTCAACTAACCAATTGTTTAAGCCTTGCCATATT GAATGTTTCTTATAACAACTTTACTGGGGTTATCCCTGTAGGCAGAAACTTCTCAAGGTTTCCACCTGACAG TTTCATTGGAAATCCGCTGTTAAGAGGGAACTGGCTAGGTTCAGTAAGCAGTCCTGGTACTTCAAAATTCAAAG CAATATTCTCCAGGACTGCTGTGGTTTGCTTAATACTAGGCTTCATGACCCTACTGTCCATGGTGATGGTTGCTGTTTATAAAACTAACCAACCAAGACAGTTTGTAAATGGATCTAAGAAGTGCATGCAAAGCG GCCCCCCAAAACTCGTGGTTCTGCACATGGATTTGGCACTCCATACTTATGAAGATATTATGCTAAGCACTGAGAACTTGAGTGAGAAGTACATCATAGGATGCGGTGCTTCCAGCACAGTTTACAAATGCATACTGAAAGGTTCCCAAACAATTGCTGTTAAGCGACTTTATACTCAGTATCCACACAATTTGCGTGAGTTTGAAACTGAATTGGAGACTGTTGGTAGCATCAGGCACAGAAACCTTGTCAGCTTGCATGGTTATTCTCTCTCCCCCCTTGGGAACCTTCTATTCTATGACTATATGGAGAATGGTTCACTTTGGGATCTTCTTCACG GGCCATCTAAGAAAGTAAAACTGGACTGGGAAACTCGACTGAAGGTTGCTGTTGGAGCAGCTCAAGGGCTTGCTTATCTTCACCATGGGTGCAATCCAAGAATTATCCACCGGGATGTGAAGTCGTCAAATATTTTGTTGGATGAAAATTTTGAGGCTCATCTCTCAGATTTTGGTATTGCAAAATCTATTTCCGCTGCTAAAACTCATGAATCAACCTATGTACTCGGTACTATAGGCTACATTGATCCAGAGTATGCAAGGACTTCTAGACTAACTGAAAAATCAGACGTGTACAGTTTTGGAGTGGTTCTGCTAGAGCTATTAACCGGAAAGAAGGCTGTAGACAACAACTCGAACCTGCATCAGATG ATTCTGCTGAAGGCTGATGACAACACGATTATGGAGGCTGTGGATCCTGAAGTGTCTGTTACATGCATGGATCTTGGCCACGTCAAGAAGGTTTTTCAGCTCGCTTTGTTGTGCACCAGGCGACACCCTTCTGAGAGACCAACAATGCACGAAGTTGCTAGAGTACTTGTCTCATTGCTTCCACCCCCTCCAACAAAGCCAGCATTGGGTACCGCCAAGACTAGTAACTACTCGCAGTTTGTGATTGCCAAGGAACAATCCCAACTTAAAACGATGCAGCCACAGGTCCGGGCAGACAACAACTCCTCTGATGCGgaatggtttgtgagattcggTGAAGTTGTATCAAAGAACACAATCTGA